One Littorina saxatilis isolate snail1 linkage group LG11, US_GU_Lsax_2.0, whole genome shotgun sequence genomic window, ttttttacaattttcagatttttaatgaccaaactcattaattaatttttaagccaccaagctgaaatgcaataccgaagtccgggctttgtcgaagattacttgaccaaaattgcaaccaatttggttgaaaaatgagggcgtgacagtgccgcctcaactttcacgaaaagccggatatgacgtcatcaaagacatttatcaaaaaaatgaaaaaagcattcggggatttcatacccaggaactctcatgtcaaatttcataaagatcggtccagtagtttagtgtGAATcgctcgacacacacacacacacacacacacacacacacacacacacacacacacacacgcacgcacgcacgcacatacaccacgaccctcgtttcgattccccctcgatgttaaaatatttagtcaaaacttgactaaatataacaaaagtaAAAAGCAAAGAACACTTGCAAGAAAATGCAGgagaaaagattcaaaagaaTGTAGACAAAAGAAAGACGCAAACATTAAAGCCACAGTAAgccatcactgagctccccgagcgacTGAGCTCCCCGAACCTCTGAGCTCCCCAAgacactgagctccccgagcctctgagctccccgagccacTGAACTCCCCGAGCCTCTGAGCTCCCCAAgccactgagctccccgagccacTCAGCTCCCCAAGCCTCTGAGCTCCCCAAGCCACTGAGCTCCCCAAGCctctgagctccccgagccactgagctccccgagcctctgAGCTCCCCAAGCCACTGAGCTCCTCAAgccactgagctccccgagccactgagctccccgagcctctgagctccccgagccacTGAACTCCCCGAGCctctgagctccccgagcctctgTGATCCCCGAgccactgagctccccgagcctctgAGCTCCCCGAGTGATTGAGCTCCCCAAgccactgagctccccgagccacTGAGCTTTCCGAgccactgagctccccgagcctctgAGCTCCCTGGGCCACTGAGCTCTCCGAgccactgagctccccgagccacTGAGCTCCCTGAGCCTCTGAGCTCCTCGAgccactgagctccccgagccacTGAGCTCATCAAGCCACTGAGTTCCCCG contains:
- the LOC138979559 gene encoding sericin-2-like, with the translated sequence MDVDDVGDVGDVGDVGDVGVVGDVGVVGDVGDAGDVGDKAARMFPFGERSNGSMLAPYVEARGAQRFGELNGSGSSMAQGAQRLGELSGSGSSVARGAQWLGELSGSGSSVARGAQGLEELGELSGSWSSVARGTQWLDELSGSGSSVARGAQRLRELSGSGSSVARRAQWPRELRGSGSSVARKAQWLGELSGLGSSITRGAQRLGELSGSGITEARGAQRLGEFSGSGSSEARGAQWLGELSGLRSSVAWGAQRLGELSGSGSSEAWGAQWLGELRGLGS